One stretch of Thermococcus sp. 21S9 DNA includes these proteins:
- a CDS encoding TIGR00269 family protein, with the protein MPAVCSKCGRPAVYHARYTGRYYCHKHFNEMVEKKFKETVKKYRLIEKGERIAVGVSGGKDSVVLMHLLAKLREKFPFELVAITIDEGIAGYRPPSVEIAKRNAKKLGIEHRVYSFKEYIGFTLDETVEIMGSFEKKERVGACSYCGVWRRWLLNYASKDVGADKLAVGHNLDDEVQMFIMNILRGDIARLGRTGPYYEEIHPELVPRIKPLREIPEKEIVLYAVLNNIEVDLSECPYAVEAFRAEIRDWLNEMEEKHPGTKYQILRSYDKLFPLIAKTYTKRTSELNRCKICGQPTTGEICKACQFRLQVERKAREKGLTFRVE; encoded by the coding sequence ATGCCAGCGGTCTGCTCCAAGTGCGGTCGTCCAGCGGTCTACCACGCGCGCTACACTGGTAGATACTACTGCCACAAGCACTTCAACGAGATGGTGGAGAAGAAGTTCAAGGAGACCGTCAAGAAGTACCGCCTCATAGAAAAGGGCGAGAGAATAGCGGTTGGAGTCAGCGGGGGAAAAGACAGCGTCGTTCTTATGCACCTTCTGGCGAAACTCCGCGAGAAGTTTCCGTTTGAACTCGTCGCGATAACCATAGACGAGGGAATAGCCGGTTACAGGCCCCCAAGCGTTGAGATAGCGAAGAGGAACGCGAAGAAGCTCGGAATAGAGCACCGCGTTTATTCCTTCAAGGAGTACATCGGATTCACCCTTGACGAGACGGTTGAGATAATGGGGAGCTTCGAGAAGAAGGAAAGGGTAGGTGCCTGCTCCTACTGCGGTGTCTGGAGGCGCTGGCTCCTCAACTACGCTTCCAAAGACGTCGGCGCCGACAAGCTGGCCGTGGGCCACAACCTCGACGACGAGGTTCAGATGTTCATAATGAACATCCTCAGGGGAGATATAGCAAGACTGGGGAGAACTGGCCCCTACTACGAGGAAATCCATCCAGAGCTCGTCCCGAGGATAAAGCCTCTCCGTGAGATTCCCGAGAAGGAGATTGTCCTCTACGCCGTTCTGAACAACATAGAAGTCGACCTGAGCGAGTGCCCCTACGCGGTCGAGGCTTTCAGAGCGGAAATACGCGACTGGCTCAACGAGATGGAGGAGAAACACCCTGGAACGAAGTACCAGATACTCAGGAGCTACGACAAGCTCTTCCCGCTGATAGCGAAGACCTACACAAAGAGGACGAGCGAGCTGAACCGCTGTAAGATATGTGGCCAGCCGACGACGGGCGAGATATGCAAGGCCTGCCAGTTCCGCCTTCA